A genome region from Pseudoalteromonas tetraodonis includes the following:
- a CDS encoding CoA transferase subunit B, with protein MALTREQIAKRVAMELQDGYYVNLGIGIPTLVANYVPKGIEVMLQSENGLLGMGPYPTAENVDADMINAGKETVTAATGAAIFSSAESFAMIRGGHVDLTVLGAFEVDQNGNIASWMIPNKLVKGMGGAMDLVAGAKNIICTMTHANKHGESKLLNKCNLPLTGVGCINKVITDLALLEIKDGAFHLLECAPGVTIDEIKAKTAGNLVISDKVKTMSFE; from the coding sequence ATGGCATTAACACGAGAGCAAATAGCAAAACGCGTGGCAATGGAATTACAAGATGGCTACTACGTTAACTTAGGAATAGGGATACCTACATTGGTGGCCAATTATGTGCCTAAGGGCATTGAGGTAATGCTGCAATCAGAAAATGGGTTACTGGGCATGGGGCCCTATCCTACCGCTGAAAATGTAGATGCCGATATGATCAACGCAGGAAAAGAAACAGTAACCGCAGCTACGGGTGCCGCTATTTTTAGCTCTGCTGAGAGCTTTGCCATGATCCGCGGTGGGCATGTTGATTTAACCGTGCTGGGTGCGTTTGAAGTGGACCAAAACGGTAACATTGCCAGTTGGATGATCCCTAATAAATTGGTCAAAGGTATGGGCGGGGCGATGGATTTAGTGGCTGGGGCAAAAAACATTATTTGCACTATGACCCATGCTAATAAACACGGTGAATCAAAGCTACTGAATAAATGCAACCTACCGTTAACCGGCGTTGGTTGTATCAATAAAGTAATTACTGATTTGGCTCTATTAGAAATAAAAGATGGCGCTTTTCATTTATTAGAATGCGCACCCGGTGTGACTATTGATGAAATCAAAGCCAAAACTGCGGGTAATTTAGTTATTAGCGACAAAGTCAAAACTATGAGTTTTGAGTGA
- a CDS encoding CoA transferase subunit A has product MAGFDKVVTSYSDAMTGLEDGMTVIAGGFGLCGIPEGLIAQIKRQGTRDLTLVSNNCGVDGFGLGLLLEDKQISKMIASYVGENALFEQQLLSGELDVELTPQGTLAEKMRAGGAGIPAFYTATGVGTPVAEGKETRSIKGREYLLEPSIIGDFAIVKAWKADRYGNCIYRHTAMNFNPMAATAGKITVLEVEEIVEPGELEPGQIHTPGIYIDRVIKGEFEKRIEKTTTRAAKS; this is encoded by the coding sequence ATGGCAGGTTTTGATAAAGTAGTAACAAGCTACAGTGACGCTATGACTGGGCTTGAAGATGGCATGACCGTGATTGCTGGTGGTTTTGGTTTATGTGGTATTCCTGAGGGATTAATTGCACAGATTAAGCGCCAAGGCACCCGAGACTTAACCTTAGTATCGAATAACTGTGGTGTTGACGGCTTTGGATTAGGATTGTTACTTGAAGACAAGCAAATTAGCAAAATGATTGCCTCGTATGTGGGCGAAAATGCGTTATTTGAGCAGCAGTTACTGAGTGGCGAGTTAGATGTTGAACTAACGCCACAAGGGACGCTAGCCGAAAAAATGCGCGCAGGCGGCGCCGGAATTCCAGCATTTTATACCGCAACGGGTGTCGGTACGCCTGTGGCTGAAGGTAAAGAAACCCGTTCAATCAAGGGGCGCGAATATTTATTAGAGCCCAGTATAATCGGTGACTTTGCCATTGTTAAAGCGTGGAAGGCAGATCGCTATGGTAATTGTATTTATCGTCATACAGCGATGAACTTTAATCCAATGGCCGCAACCGCAGGTAAAATAACCGTATTAGAGGTTGAAGAAATTGTCGAGCCCGGAGAGCTTGAGCCAGGCCAAATTCATACGCCAGGTATTTATATCGATCGCGTTATTAAAGGTGAGTTTGAAAAGCGTATTGAAAAAACCACCACTCGAGCGGCAAAGTCCTAA
- a CDS encoding 3-hydroxybutyrate dehydrogenase: MSKNVLITGAASGIGLHIAEQLALAGHSIIVTDLNEQVAQQAAQKIVNQGGNAQGYALNVADSQAIEDFFSTLTQPVDVLINNAGIQHVAKLEDFPADKWLLLQQVMLVGPAMMTKAVLPRMREQDFGRIINIGSIHAMVASKYKSAYIAAKHGLIGFAKTIALETGDANITINTVCPAYVKTPLVEQQIAAQAKEHGISEQQVIDTIMLAPMPKKAFIGLDEILHTVSFLMADAARNITAQAIAIDGGWTAQ; encoded by the coding sequence ATGAGTAAAAACGTATTAATCACCGGCGCGGCTAGTGGTATAGGGCTACACATTGCTGAGCAGCTAGCCCTAGCTGGGCATAGCATTATTGTAACCGACCTTAATGAACAGGTAGCTCAACAAGCCGCGCAAAAAATAGTTAATCAGGGCGGTAACGCTCAGGGCTATGCATTGAATGTGGCAGATAGCCAAGCGATTGAAGATTTTTTTAGCACTCTTACGCAACCTGTGGATGTATTAATTAATAATGCAGGAATACAGCATGTAGCTAAATTAGAAGACTTTCCTGCAGATAAGTGGCTGCTTTTACAGCAAGTGATGTTGGTAGGTCCCGCAATGATGACTAAAGCGGTACTGCCACGCATGCGTGAGCAAGATTTTGGCCGCATCATTAATATAGGTTCTATTCACGCCATGGTGGCCTCTAAGTATAAATCTGCTTATATCGCCGCGAAGCATGGCTTAATTGGCTTTGCTAAAACCATAGCATTAGAAACAGGTGATGCCAATATTACTATTAATACAGTGTGCCCAGCGTATGTAAAAACGCCATTAGTGGAGCAGCAAATTGCCGCACAAGCCAAAGAGCATGGTATTTCTGAGCAGCAAGTAATTGACACCATTATGCTGGCACCCATGCCGAAAAAGGCATTTATCGGCTTAGACGAAATCTTGCATACCGTGAGTTTTTTAATGGCAGATGCTGCACGCAACATTACCGCTCAAGCAATCGCCATTGATGGCGGTTGGACTGCACAATAA
- a CDS encoding E22 family MetX-like putative esterase: MKTILIIGLLFLFSSTVSGADKAEPLLVEKQHFSTENFTTVSGTTLPQVDIGWESYGELNKAKDNVILITHYFSGTSHAAGKYSADEAVAGYWDALIGPGKAIDTNKYFVISSDTLVNANWHDPHVITTGPASINPATGKPYGLDFPVVTITDFVNVQKRLLESLGITKLHAVMGASMGSFQALEWATRYPDQVERLIHVIGAATMDAWTVAALEKWALPIRLDKNWQQGNYYDKERPLDGLAATMLNITQDAMHPIIYNASFPDFNVLDEGALKDIRTLPKLNQVLAQRAMARAQTQDANHVLYLVRASQLFTAGMEGNLSAALKKISAKTLLLPATNDLLLRPENMRTVYESMKSLGKEVQLSEIEGGWGHLDGIFSISPKAQLISEFLEE; encoded by the coding sequence ATGAAAACAATATTAATAATAGGGTTGCTGTTTTTATTTAGTAGTACGGTGTCTGGCGCTGATAAAGCCGAGCCGTTACTAGTAGAAAAGCAACATTTCAGCACAGAAAACTTCACAACGGTTTCTGGCACAACGTTGCCACAGGTTGATATTGGTTGGGAAAGTTATGGTGAGCTTAACAAAGCCAAAGATAATGTAATCTTGATCACTCATTATTTTTCAGGAACCTCTCATGCAGCAGGTAAATATTCAGCCGACGAAGCCGTAGCAGGATACTGGGATGCGTTAATTGGCCCAGGAAAAGCCATAGATACTAACAAGTATTTTGTGATCAGCTCTGACACCTTAGTCAATGCTAATTGGCATGACCCACACGTAATCACTACGGGGCCTGCATCAATTAACCCTGCGACAGGTAAACCTTATGGCTTGGATTTTCCAGTGGTTACTATTACTGATTTTGTTAACGTACAAAAACGCTTATTAGAGAGTTTGGGTATTACTAAATTACATGCCGTGATGGGCGCATCTATGGGCTCTTTTCAGGCGCTAGAGTGGGCAACGCGTTATCCAGATCAGGTTGAACGCCTAATCCATGTTATTGGTGCAGCAACCATGGATGCATGGACTGTCGCTGCGCTTGAAAAATGGGCACTCCCCATTCGTTTAGATAAAAACTGGCAGCAAGGTAATTACTACGACAAGGAGCGCCCATTAGATGGACTTGCCGCAACCATGCTAAATATTACCCAAGATGCGATGCATCCAATTATTTATAACGCTAGCTTCCCTGACTTTAACGTACTTGATGAAGGCGCGTTAAAAGACATTCGTACCTTGCCTAAGTTAAACCAAGTACTAGCACAGCGTGCAATGGCGCGTGCACAAACCCAAGATGCAAATCATGTATTGTATTTGGTACGGGCATCACAACTGTTTACTGCCGGTATGGAAGGCAACTTAAGCGCAGCACTTAAAAAAATTAGCGCTAAAACACTGTTATTGCCTGCAACCAATGATTTACTGCTACGCCCTGAAAATATGCGCACTGTATATGAGTCAATGAAGTCGCTTGGGAAAGAGGTTCAGCTTTCTGAAATTGAAGGCGGCTGGGGGCATCTCGATGGAATTTTTTCAATCTCGCCTAAAGCGCAGCTGATCAGTGAATTTTTAGAGGAGTAG
- a CDS encoding GntP family permease codes for MLSMIGLLGGLILLIILTLRGVNLFIAAPICALLVALTSGMAIFPVTADSNFINAYMDGFAGFLSAWFFMFLLGSLFGKFMEDTGAADSVASYIVGKLGMKHAVLAVVIACAVLTYGGVSVFIVAFSVYPMALSLFKDADLPRRFIPATLAFGSVTFTMTSAGSPEIQNWIPVKHLGTSPYAAWEVSLVVAIFMATVGYFWLNKMIKKAVAKGERFAAREDDPIILERERPHPITGVIPLLVVLLLSFMLHDVLQQTALIVALLGGVLSIVVINYKYFHNMANAINMGTTGALVAIGNTAAVVGFGAVAKVSPAFIAAVDAMTHMPGNELVGAAVAVSVIAGLTGSASGGQAIALPLVAPGYLDMGVNPEQLHRVVAISSGALDSLPHNGYVVTTIRAICKETHQRAYWPLAALTVVIPLVGVALALSLFITF; via the coding sequence ATGCTGAGCATGATAGGGCTGTTAGGCGGTTTAATACTGCTGATAATTTTAACGTTGCGCGGGGTCAATTTATTTATTGCCGCGCCAATATGTGCATTGTTGGTGGCACTAACAAGCGGGATGGCTATATTCCCGGTGACTGCCGACAGTAATTTTATTAACGCGTACATGGATGGCTTTGCTGGATTTTTAAGTGCATGGTTTTTTATGTTTTTACTGGGCTCGTTGTTCGGTAAGTTTATGGAAGATACTGGTGCAGCAGATAGTGTAGCCAGTTACATTGTTGGCAAGTTAGGTATGAAGCATGCGGTGCTGGCGGTGGTGATTGCTTGTGCCGTGCTGACTTATGGCGGAGTCAGTGTATTTATTGTGGCGTTTTCGGTTTACCCAATGGCGCTCAGTTTATTTAAAGATGCCGATTTGCCGCGGCGCTTTATACCCGCAACATTAGCGTTTGGCTCAGTGACATTCACTATGACCTCTGCGGGCTCGCCTGAAATTCAAAATTGGATACCCGTAAAGCATTTAGGTACCTCACCCTATGCGGCATGGGAAGTAAGCTTAGTAGTGGCCATTTTTATGGCAACAGTCGGTTACTTTTGGCTAAATAAAATGATTAAAAAGGCGGTTGCCAAAGGTGAGCGTTTTGCTGCTAGAGAAGACGACCCAATTATTTTAGAGCGTGAACGCCCTCATCCAATCACCGGCGTAATTCCTTTGCTGGTGGTGCTACTCTTATCATTTATGTTGCATGATGTTTTACAACAAACCGCACTAATTGTGGCGTTGCTTGGTGGTGTTTTAAGTATTGTGGTCATCAATTACAAGTATTTTCATAACATGGCAAATGCCATCAATATGGGTACCACTGGCGCCTTAGTTGCTATAGGTAACACTGCTGCTGTAGTAGGGTTTGGCGCAGTGGCTAAAGTATCACCGGCGTTTATTGCTGCTGTTGATGCTATGACTCATATGCCAGGTAATGAGTTAGTGGGGGCTGCTGTTGCCGTGAGCGTAATAGCCGGATTAACGGGTTCAGCATCAGGCGGGCAAGCGATTGCACTACCGCTTGTGGCTCCTGGATATTTGGATATGGGGGTTAATCCAGAGCAATTACACAGAGTGGTTGCTATTAGTTCTGGTGCATTAGACAGCCTGCCACATAATGGTTACGTGGTCACAACTATACGTGCCATTTGTAAAGAAACACATCAACGCGCTTATTGGCCATTAGCCGCATTGACGGTGGTTATCCCATTGGTTGGGGTGGCTCTTGCGCTGAGCTTATTCATCACTTTTTAA